A stretch of the Paenibacillus dendritiformis genome encodes the following:
- the nhaC gene encoding Na+/H+ antiporter NhaC has product MKSSTSPAEQSMLRFGQSVTIFIAILLILIIPILGWRVEPHIPLIGASVAAGGLLLLFGRSWSEVEQAFVRGLQASVQPALLLTLIGILIGVWMMSGTVATLLYYGTSLFQPQWFTLSALVLTVIVSMFVGSSLTTVGTFGVALVGMAASMGVHPAIAAGAVVSGACFGDKMSPLSDTTNFASAVARVSIPDHIRNMTKTTVPAFVLTCIAFAFIGSSSAPDMKALEALQRDIGQSFHITPWALLPLAVVLFSAFKRLPVALTMLFGIGSGLAVAALLQGAHDIRQWISVMHYGFSGSFALEDTARIMNRGGLQSMAGTIALIAIAFGMGGLLQHGGVIPALFRRLIAPIRKKESLVVASGLSSIGVNILTGEQYMSILLPGQLFADEYDKRSIPRKTLSRTLEDCGTLVNPLIPWGVSGAMMTGALGLPVLDYAPFAFFLWLSPLVTFAFVLLPGLKRGALGLGSASSAPGDAKNAGL; this is encoded by the coding sequence ATGAAGTCATCAACAAGTCCAGCCGAGCAGAGCATGCTTCGGTTCGGGCAGAGCGTTACGATTTTTATTGCCATTCTGCTCATTCTTATTATTCCGATTCTCGGATGGCGGGTCGAACCGCATATTCCGCTGATCGGCGCCTCGGTGGCGGCCGGCGGACTCCTGCTGCTGTTCGGCCGGTCCTGGAGCGAGGTGGAACAAGCCTTCGTCCGCGGCTTGCAGGCATCGGTCCAGCCTGCGCTCCTGCTGACGCTGATCGGCATACTCATCGGGGTCTGGATGATGAGCGGAACGGTGGCGACCTTGCTCTACTACGGCACGTCCCTGTTCCAGCCGCAATGGTTCACCTTGAGCGCGCTGGTGCTCACCGTGATCGTCTCGATGTTCGTCGGCAGCTCGCTTACGACGGTCGGCACATTCGGCGTCGCCCTTGTCGGCATGGCCGCCTCGATGGGCGTCCATCCCGCGATCGCGGCGGGAGCGGTCGTGTCGGGCGCCTGCTTCGGAGACAAAATGTCTCCATTGTCCGACACGACCAACTTCGCCTCGGCCGTGGCCCGGGTATCGATCCCCGATCATATCCGCAATATGACAAAGACAACGGTGCCGGCATTCGTTCTGACCTGTATCGCCTTCGCCTTCATCGGCTCCTCGTCCGCGCCGGATATGAAGGCGTTGGAAGCATTGCAGCGCGATATCGGGCAGAGCTTCCATATTACGCCATGGGCGCTGCTCCCCCTGGCCGTCGTGCTCTTCTCCGCGTTCAAGCGTCTCCCGGTCGCGCTGACGATGCTGTTCGGCATCGGATCCGGCCTGGCGGTGGCGGCGCTTCTCCAAGGGGCGCATGATATCCGGCAGTGGATCAGCGTCATGCACTATGGATTCTCGGGCAGCTTCGCCCTGGAGGATACGGCCCGCATTATGAACCGGGGCGGCCTGCAGTCGATGGCCGGCACGATCGCGCTTATCGCCATCGCTTTCGGCATGGGCGGGCTGCTGCAGCATGGCGGCGTCATTCCGGCCTTGTTCCGGCGCCTCATCGCTCCCATCCGGAAGAAGGAGTCGCTCGTCGTTGCAAGCGGCCTGAGCTCTATCGGCGTCAATATCCTTACCGGAGAGCAGTACATGTCCATCCTGCTCCCAGGCCAGCTGTTTGCCGACGAATATGACAAGCGGAGCATTCCGCGGAAGACGCTGTCCCGAACGCTGGAGGATTGCGGCACGCTGGTCAACCCGTTAATCCCGTGGGGCGTCAGCGGCGCGATGATGACCGGCGCCCTCGGCTTGCCGGTGCTGGATTACGCGCCTTTTGCGTTCTTTCTCTGGCTGTCGCCGCTCGTTACCTTCGCCTTCGTGCTGCTGCCGGGGCTGAAGCGCGGCGCGCTCGGCCTCGGGTCTGCCTCATCGGCGCCCGGAGATGCCAAGAATGCCGGACTGTAG
- a CDS encoding alanine racemase — MSNEITRRERRIPSAWSARAGELREAETPFLLIDAERTNRNIRHMADIAAKNGVQLRPHAKTHKMPHIARLQQRHGAVGITVAKVSEAEAMVKHGIRDVFIAYPLVVPSKIRRALALTADARMIAGVDSAAGARALEAEARQFGGVLEVRLEIDTGLKRSGVRTADVKAVAEAIAGCPHLRLTGIYTFRGALIHGEATLDVRSAGLDEGMRMAGIAEGLREAGYDIQDVSVGSTPTGAYAAAVPGVTEIRPGTYVFQDRMQVAFGGCSLKDCAGVVVVTVVSCPEEDTVIVDGGSKAFATDVQPHTAPLYLRGFGHVLEAPEAVLERLSEEHGMIRIAPGHGLEVGDRLHIVPNHICSTLNLYNSVQYLTPDGVTPVSVEARGCNW; from the coding sequence ATGTCCAATGAGATTACACGCCGCGAACGGCGAATTCCCTCCGCCTGGAGCGCCCGTGCCGGAGAGCTTCGCGAGGCGGAAACGCCCTTTCTGCTCATCGACGCGGAACGGACGAACCGGAACATCCGCCATATGGCGGACATCGCGGCCAAGAACGGCGTCCAGCTGCGTCCCCATGCCAAGACGCACAAAATGCCGCACATCGCCCGTCTGCAGCAGCGGCATGGCGCCGTCGGCATTACGGTGGCCAAGGTATCCGAGGCGGAAGCGATGGTGAAGCACGGGATTCGCGATGTTTTCATCGCCTATCCTCTTGTCGTGCCGTCCAAAATTCGGCGCGCCCTCGCCTTGACGGCCGACGCCCGCATGATTGCGGGCGTGGACAGCGCGGCCGGCGCGCGCGCCCTGGAGGCGGAGGCGCGGCAATTCGGCGGCGTCCTGGAGGTGCGGCTGGAGATCGACACCGGGCTCAAGCGGTCCGGGGTGCGCACGGCGGATGTCAAGGCGGTGGCGGAAGCGATCGCCGGGTGTCCGCACTTGCGCTTGACCGGCATTTATACGTTCCGCGGCGCGCTGATTCACGGGGAGGCGACGCTGGATGTCCGCAGCGCCGGACTCGACGAAGGCATGCGGATGGCCGGCATCGCCGAGGGGCTGCGCGAAGCCGGCTATGACATTCAGGATGTCAGCGTCGGCTCGACCCCGACGGGCGCGTATGCGGCAGCCGTTCCGGGCGTAACGGAGATTCGGCCGGGCACCTACGTGTTCCAGGATCGGATGCAGGTCGCCTTCGGCGGCTGCAGTCTCAAGGATTGCGCGGGAGTCGTCGTCGTCACGGTCGTGAGCTGTCCCGAGGAGGACACCGTCATCGTCGACGGCGGCAGCAAAGCGTTCGCGACCGATGTTCAGCCGCACACCGCGCCCCTCTATCTGCGCGGCTTCGGGCATGTGCTCGAAGCGCCCGAGGCGGTGCTGGAGCGGCTGTCGGAAGAGCATGGCATGATAAGGATCGCGCCGGGACACGGCCTGGAGGTCGGGGATCGGCTGCACATCGTGCCGAATCATATTTGCAGCACGTTGAACTTATACAATTCGGTCCAGTATCTCACTCCGGACGGGGTGACGCCGGTGTCTGTCGAGGCGCGCGGCTGCAACTGGTAA
- a CDS encoding ABC transporter ATP-binding protein, which translates to MSVAIQVENVVKRFEDRTIIDGLSLKIQRGELFTLLGPSGCGKTTLLRMIIGFNSIDDGVIKIEDQAINDIPVNKRNMGMVFQNYAIFPHMSVKDNVAFGLKHRKLPKAEIENRIQDILNVVKIEEYKDRMPDKLSGGQQQRVALARALVIHPQVLLMDEPLSNLDAKLRIEMRNAIKSIQQRVGITTVYVTHDQEEALAISDRIAVMNGGVIQQIGTPKQIYERPANVFVSKFIGTSNLIKAKVEIENGQKWINFGNSYRESMNNLSDHLADGTPVFVSVRPQEFVIGSDRHGIKAVVQSSMFLGVNTHYFAELLDGETVEVIQDADSSDMIPNGSEICLRVKANKINIFDLEKQESLIKAGGEHDCK; encoded by the coding sequence TTGAGCGTTGCAATTCAGGTTGAAAACGTGGTCAAACGATTTGAGGATAGAACCATCATAGACGGCTTATCGCTCAAAATACAACGAGGCGAACTCTTTACCCTGTTGGGACCCTCGGGGTGCGGGAAAACAACGTTGCTCCGCATGATTATCGGCTTTAACTCGATTGATGACGGGGTCATTAAAATTGAGGACCAGGCGATAAACGATATCCCCGTCAATAAGCGCAACATGGGAATGGTTTTTCAAAATTATGCCATCTTTCCGCATATGTCTGTGAAGGACAATGTCGCTTTTGGCTTGAAGCATAGGAAGCTGCCCAAGGCTGAAATCGAGAATAGAATTCAGGATATATTAAATGTGGTCAAAATAGAAGAATATAAAGACAGAATGCCGGACAAGCTGTCTGGCGGGCAGCAGCAGCGAGTGGCTTTAGCCAGAGCCTTGGTCATTCATCCTCAAGTATTGCTTATGGACGAACCGCTGTCCAATCTGGATGCCAAATTAAGAATTGAAATGAGAAACGCGATCAAAAGCATCCAGCAGCGGGTAGGCATTACCACGGTATACGTTACCCATGATCAGGAAGAAGCCTTGGCGATCTCGGATCGAATCGCGGTGATGAACGGCGGCGTGATTCAGCAAATCGGCACTCCGAAACAGATCTATGAACGTCCGGCCAATGTGTTTGTATCGAAATTCATCGGGACTTCCAATCTAATAAAGGCAAAGGTAGAAATAGAGAACGGGCAAAAATGGATCAACTTCGGAAACAGCTATAGGGAGAGCATGAATAATCTATCCGATCATCTGGCGGACGGAACCCCGGTGTTCGTATCCGTAAGACCACAGGAGTTTGTTATCGGTTCGGATCGGCATGGTATCAAAGCGGTTGTGCAAAGCAGCATGTTTTTGGGTGTAAATACGCATTATTTTGCCGAACTGTTGGACGGAGAGACGGTAGAAGTGATCCAGGATGCCGATAGTTCGGACATGATTCCGAATGGAAGCGAAATCTGTTTGCGCGTGAAAGCGAACAAAATCAATATTTTTGATCTCGAAAAACAGGAGAGTTTGATCAAAGCGGGTGGCGAACATGACTGCAAATAA
- a CDS encoding helix-turn-helix transcriptional regulator, with amino-acid sequence MESVGDEFPFLQMLVKGLAAQFGDQCEVVLHDLTLPYDRTIVAIENGHITGRKVGDPGTNLGLELLRGSTEDGNKINYITQTRDGRLLRSTSLYMRNREGRVIGSLCINYDITDLTLAEKALKSLTMTGLQAEVKESFVSNVNDLLDTLIQEAQERIDKPVAVMTKEDKMRMIALLEEKGAFLIKKSGEKICAYLGISKYTLYNYLDEVKKSSN; translated from the coding sequence GTGGAGTCGGTAGGAGACGAATTTCCTTTTTTGCAAATGCTGGTCAAGGGCCTTGCCGCCCAATTCGGCGATCAGTGCGAGGTCGTGCTGCACGATCTGACGCTGCCCTATGACCGGACCATCGTCGCGATCGAGAACGGGCACATCACCGGACGGAAGGTCGGCGATCCCGGCACCAACCTCGGCCTGGAGCTGCTGCGCGGCAGCACCGAGGACGGGAATAAGATCAATTACATTACGCAGACCCGGGACGGCCGCCTGCTGCGGTCAACGTCGCTATATATGCGCAACCGCGAAGGGCGCGTCATCGGCTCGCTCTGCATCAATTATGATATTACGGATTTGACATTGGCGGAGAAAGCGCTGAAGTCGCTTACGATGACCGGACTCCAGGCGGAAGTGAAGGAGTCGTTCGTCTCCAATGTGAATGATCTGCTCGATACGCTGATCCAGGAGGCGCAGGAACGCATTGACAAGCCGGTGGCCGTCATGACGAAGGAGGACAAAATGCGCATGATCGCTCTGCTGGAAGAGAAGGGCGCCTTCCTCATCAAAAAGTCGGGCGAGAAAATTTGCGCTTATTTGGGCATCTCGAAGTATACGCTGTATAACTATTTAGATGAAGTGAAGAAATCATCGAACTAA
- a CDS encoding ABC transporter permease: MTANKKRLFSVWNLSSILILAIFLLFILFPLVLVLKKSIFDPYTGELTLSYFSKFFERKFYWITLVNSFKVTLVTTALSVAIGLPVAYVMRKVKIRGSKYLQILIIISYLSPPFIGAYAWIQLLGRNGVITQFINDLFHTQLNGIYGFPGIVLVMTLQSFPLIYIYISGALQNLDNSLNEAAESLGYSAVQRVFKIILPLIMPTVLASALLVFMRVIADFGTPMLIGEGFRTMPVLIYTQFMSEVGGDDGFAAALCVIIILLTICLFMVQRILARYYSYSMSALKPMVPERSKGMKNIAAHGAVYFTVLLAILPQCVVIFTSFLATRGGQVFTSGFSLNSYRDILFNKDTSAIFNTYLIGIAAIVIIVACGILISYLTVRKRNALTSTLDTISMFPFIIPGSVLGIAFLFAFSQAPLLLSGTMIIMIMAFAIRRMPYTIRSSTAIISQISPSIEEAAISLGASETKAFTRVIVPMMMPGVIAGAIMSWITVISELSASIILYTSKTQTLTVSVYTEVIRGNYGNASAYSTILTLTSILSLIPFFKLTGKKDISV; the protein is encoded by the coding sequence ATGACTGCAAATAAGAAGCGGTTATTTAGCGTCTGGAACCTTTCTTCCATCCTTATCCTAGCTATTTTCCTTCTCTTTATTCTGTTTCCGCTGGTCCTGGTCCTGAAAAAAAGCATTTTCGACCCTTACACGGGTGAACTGACTCTCAGTTACTTTAGCAAATTTTTTGAACGAAAATTTTATTGGATCACCTTAGTGAACAGCTTTAAAGTCACGCTGGTAACGACCGCGCTGTCGGTAGCCATCGGCTTGCCCGTCGCCTATGTCATGAGGAAAGTGAAGATTAGGGGAAGTAAATATCTCCAAATCTTAATTATTATTTCATATCTGTCGCCGCCATTTATCGGGGCTTACGCCTGGATTCAATTGCTCGGCAGGAATGGCGTGATTACGCAATTCATTAATGATTTGTTTCATACTCAACTGAATGGAATTTACGGATTTCCGGGAATTGTGTTAGTCATGACGCTGCAATCCTTTCCTTTGATTTATATTTATATTTCGGGGGCCTTGCAGAATCTGGACAATTCGCTGAATGAAGCCGCTGAGAGTCTCGGGTATTCGGCGGTACAGCGCGTGTTTAAAATTATTCTTCCCTTAATTATGCCTACGGTCTTGGCGAGCGCGTTATTGGTCTTCATGCGCGTGATTGCGGACTTCGGGACGCCGATGCTGATCGGCGAAGGATTCAGGACCATGCCTGTCCTCATCTATACTCAATTTATGAGCGAGGTGGGGGGAGATGACGGATTTGCCGCCGCGCTGTGTGTCATTATTATCTTGTTAACCATTTGCCTATTTATGGTTCAGCGTATCCTTGCAAGATACTACTCCTATTCGATGAGCGCATTAAAGCCCATGGTTCCCGAGCGAAGTAAAGGGATGAAAAATATAGCAGCGCACGGAGCGGTCTACTTTACGGTTCTCTTGGCCATCCTGCCTCAATGCGTGGTTATCTTTACATCCTTCCTGGCAACGCGGGGAGGCCAGGTATTTACGTCCGGATTTTCGTTGAACAGCTACCGGGACATCTTATTTAACAAAGATACTTCGGCAATTTTCAATACGTACCTGATTGGTATCGCGGCGATCGTGATTATTGTGGCATGCGGCATATTGATTTCCTATTTGACCGTAAGAAAAAGAAATGCTCTTACATCCACCTTGGATACGATCTCCATGTTTCCGTTTATCATTCCGGGGTCGGTCCTGGGTATTGCCTTTCTCTTTGCGTTTAGTCAAGCCCCGCTTCTGTTAAGCGGTACGATGATCATTATGATTATGGCTTTTGCGATTCGGAGAATGCCGTATACGATTCGTTCAAGTACGGCGATTATCAGCCAGATCAGCCCCAGTATTGAAGAAGCGGCCATCAGCTTGGGCGCGTCAGAGACGAAAGCGTTTACAAGAGTGATTGTGCCGATGATGATGCCAGGCGTTATTGCCGGAGCCATCATGAGCTGGATTACCGTCATTAGTGAATTAAGCGCATCGATCATTCTGTACACGAGCAAGACCCAAACGTTAACGGTGTCGGTCTATACAGAGGTGATTCGAGGTAACTATGGAAACGCATCAGCTTATTCGACCATCTTAACGCTGACCTCGATCCTCTCGCTAATCCCGTTCTTTAAGCTGACAGGAAAGAAAGACATTAGTGTTTAG
- a CDS encoding extracellular solute-binding protein: protein MKKMKAVTIVAAAALLVSIFAGCSSQEGSGKDSAKEKDGNVLTVYTARSESLNNAVIPNFEQDTGIKVEVIVAGTGELVKRVESEKNNPVGDILWAADETMLKSKADLFEQYVSPEDKNMMEEFRNKTGYFSPAFADPTVFIVNTNLIGDIKVEGFKDLLNPELKGKIAFGDPAASSSAFQSLTAMLYAMGDGDPMSDQAWEFVERFIANLDGKMSSSSGQLHKSVADGEYPIGLTWEDPVASYMKNGAPVDIVFPKEGAVFPGESVQIIKGARNLENAKKFVDYMLSEKIQNLVGSELTVRPLREGAELASYMVPTEQIVLAKNYDESWVSDHKDEITAKFNELLEMSLD, encoded by the coding sequence ATGAAAAAAATGAAAGCGGTTACTATCGTTGCTGCGGCGGCTCTATTGGTAAGTATTTTTGCCGGATGCTCGTCACAGGAAGGCTCTGGCAAAGACTCTGCCAAAGAGAAAGACGGAAATGTGTTGACCGTATATACGGCGCGCAGTGAGAGTTTGAACAATGCCGTCATCCCTAACTTTGAACAAGATACCGGGATTAAAGTCGAAGTCATCGTGGCAGGTACAGGAGAATTAGTGAAGCGTGTCGAGTCAGAGAAAAATAATCCGGTGGGCGATATTTTGTGGGCGGCGGATGAAACGATGCTCAAAAGTAAAGCGGACTTGTTCGAGCAATACGTTTCTCCCGAGGATAAGAATATGATGGAGGAGTTCAGAAACAAGACCGGTTATTTTTCGCCCGCATTTGCCGATCCAACCGTTTTTATCGTGAATACCAACTTAATTGGGGATATCAAGGTTGAAGGGTTTAAAGATTTACTGAATCCCGAGCTGAAGGGGAAAATCGCATTCGGCGATCCGGCGGCTTCCAGCTCTGCTTTCCAGTCGCTGACAGCGATGCTATACGCCATGGGAGATGGCGATCCGATGTCTGATCAAGCTTGGGAATTTGTTGAAAGGTTTATTGCCAATTTGGACGGAAAAATGTCTTCCAGCTCCGGACAACTGCACAAAAGTGTGGCTGATGGCGAGTATCCAATCGGCTTGACATGGGAGGATCCGGTGGCCAGTTACATGAAGAATGGGGCGCCCGTGGATATTGTCTTCCCGAAGGAAGGGGCTGTGTTCCCGGGTGAATCGGTCCAGATTATCAAAGGGGCGAGGAATCTTGAAAACGCCAAAAAATTTGTGGACTATATGCTGTCGGAAAAAATACAAAATTTAGTAGGCAGCGAGCTTACGGTCAGACCGCTCAGAGAAGGAGCAGAGCTTGCTTCTTACATGGTGCCGACAGAACAGATTGTCTTAGCCAAAAATTATGATGAAAGCTGGGTGTCCGATCATAAGGATGAGATTACGGCTAAGTTCAACGAGTTGCTCGAAATGTCCCTGGATTAA
- a CDS encoding RidA family protein has protein sequence MGQIEQRLQQLGIELPEVGEPKFSYIPSRRTGNLVYTSGMDCRINGVLMYEGKLGSDLTIEQGREAARQVIINALAVIKHELGTLDNVSKVVKMLAFVNSAPGFADQPYVINGASDLLIEVFGDAGRHARSAIGTSDLPFHTPVEIELIVEVKDGA, from the coding sequence ATGGGACAAATCGAACAACGTTTGCAGCAATTGGGGATTGAACTCCCGGAAGTCGGAGAGCCGAAGTTCTCCTATATTCCATCCCGGCGCACGGGCAATCTTGTCTATACGTCCGGCATGGACTGCCGGATTAACGGCGTCTTGATGTACGAGGGCAAGCTCGGATCCGACCTGACGATCGAGCAGGGCCGGGAAGCGGCGCGTCAAGTCATTATCAATGCGCTTGCCGTCATCAAGCATGAGTTGGGCACGCTGGACAATGTCTCGAAGGTGGTCAAAATGCTCGCCTTCGTGAACAGCGCCCCGGGCTTCGCGGATCAGCCCTATGTCATTAACGGCGCTTCCGACCTGCTGATCGAAGTATTCGGCGATGCGGGCCGCCATGCCCGCTCCGCGATCGGAACGAGCGATTTGCCGTTCCATACGCCGGTGGAGATCGAGCTTATCGTCGAGGTGAAGGACGGAGCTTAA